One Cohnella candidum genomic region harbors:
- a CDS encoding phytoene desaturase family protein yields MQKVDVVVVGGGIAGLTAAIYAAMAGKQTVVIEKQNRLGGRAISNKKKGAYFNLGAHSLYKGDAYATFREMGLTLQGKRPSAFAYGVWKGKLNALPSDMKSLFTTPLLSWKGKMEFASCLMKVSKADTRQFDRISIREWVEGNLRDPMVRNIFYSLLRAASYVVGPDLPAAGPVLKQLQNALKGALYLDRGWGELIEELRKKASDLGVRFVTNTKVSSIDTRGGIVRQVLFEDGTKLDTHHVILATSPAIAYELVPFAEKTALRTWKEQAIEVTAACLDVALKRLPKPNRQFAYGIDQTVLFSNYSRAAYLSDDGAQVISLIKYQGKDPDPDKDLQELEGVLDLMQPGWREEVVAKQYLPKMTVCHDFMHMKRHENPGPAVPEIQGLYVAGEWASHGEVLVDAATASAKRAVQHMLSLEGKERNAPYEHRGVI; encoded by the coding sequence ATGCAAAAGGTGGATGTGGTCGTGGTCGGTGGAGGGATTGCGGGTTTAACCGCTGCCATTTACGCAGCCATGGCCGGGAAACAAACGGTGGTCATTGAAAAACAGAATCGCTTAGGCGGCCGAGCCATTTCGAATAAGAAAAAAGGAGCGTACTTCAATCTTGGCGCGCATTCCTTGTATAAGGGAGATGCGTACGCGACTTTCCGGGAAATGGGGCTGACCTTGCAAGGAAAGCGCCCTTCGGCGTTCGCGTATGGCGTTTGGAAAGGGAAATTGAACGCCTTGCCTTCGGATATGAAGTCCTTGTTCACGACCCCACTGTTGTCTTGGAAAGGAAAGATGGAGTTCGCTTCCTGTCTGATGAAAGTTTCCAAAGCGGATACTCGTCAATTTGACCGGATCAGTATCCGCGAATGGGTCGAAGGGAATTTGCGAGATCCCATGGTGCGCAATATCTTTTATTCGTTGCTTCGTGCCGCCAGTTATGTGGTCGGGCCGGATTTGCCTGCCGCGGGTCCTGTATTGAAGCAGCTTCAGAATGCCCTTAAAGGCGCGTTGTACCTGGATCGCGGCTGGGGCGAATTGATCGAGGAATTGCGGAAAAAGGCATCCGACCTGGGAGTACGGTTCGTAACGAATACCAAAGTCTCGTCCATCGATACCCGTGGCGGGATCGTGCGGCAGGTTCTCTTCGAAGACGGAACGAAACTCGATACGCACCATGTTATCCTGGCCACGTCGCCTGCTATCGCATACGAGTTGGTGCCTTTCGCAGAAAAAACCGCCCTTCGTACTTGGAAAGAACAAGCGATTGAGGTTACCGCGGCTTGCCTGGATGTGGCCTTGAAACGGCTTCCCAAGCCTAACCGCCAATTTGCTTACGGAATTGATCAGACCGTGCTTTTTAGCAATTATTCGCGTGCGGCCTACCTAAGCGACGATGGTGCGCAAGTTATATCGCTCATTAAGTACCAAGGGAAAGATCCGGATCCGGATAAAGATCTGCAAGAACTGGAAGGCGTGCTGGACTTGATGCAGCCGGGATGGCGGGAGGAAGTGGTTGCCAAGCAATACCTTCCGAAAATGACGGTTTGTCACGACTTTATGCATATGAAACGCCATGAGAATCCCGGACCCGCTGTCCCGGAAATACAAGGGTTATACGTAGCAGGAGAATGGGCGTCGCACGGTGAAGTATTGGTCGATGCCGCAACCGCAAGTGCCAAAAGAGCCGTACAACACATGCTCTCCCTTGAGGGTAAGGAGAGGAACGCCCCTTATGAGCATAGAGGAGTTATATAA
- a CDS encoding TetR/AcrR family transcriptional regulator — protein sequence MSPRKAVEHELSRQRILDAARQQFVEHGYRDVSMRSIAKQLGYSPGSLYYHFREKADLFSAMTAEDFHRLDNLLEEVVSTSPNPGRERLELIFLSFIRFGLENKRSFELMFLIREPGLECYTSQANTASYEKFSNAVKESLQMINADRAKDVQLIWVLFLSLHGFVSFYIHSPQTYEDIAMLADVHVQLLLRGLT from the coding sequence TTGTCACCTAGAAAAGCCGTTGAGCATGAGCTGAGCAGACAAAGAATTCTTGATGCGGCAAGGCAGCAATTCGTGGAGCACGGTTATCGCGATGTATCCATGCGCAGCATTGCAAAGCAGCTGGGGTATTCTCCAGGTTCGCTTTATTACCATTTCCGCGAGAAGGCTGATTTGTTTAGTGCCATGACGGCAGAAGATTTTCACAGACTGGACAATCTGCTCGAAGAAGTGGTAAGCACTTCGCCAAACCCGGGACGCGAGCGGCTTGAGCTGATTTTTCTCTCTTTTATCCGATTCGGTCTGGAGAACAAACGGTCATTTGAACTCATGTTTTTGATTCGGGAACCAGGGCTTGAATGCTACACGTCACAAGCAAATACGGCCAGCTATGAGAAATTTTCTAACGCGGTGAAGGAATCGCTGCAAATGATCAACGCAGACCGGGCGAAAGATGTCCAATTGATCTGGGTCCTGTTTCTGTCCCTGCATGGTTTTGTCAGCTTTTATATTCATAGCCCGCAAACGTATGAAGACATTGCCATGCTGGCCGACGTACACGTGCAATTATTACTCCGTGGACTGACGTAA
- a CDS encoding RNA polymerase sigma-70 factor, with amino-acid sequence MSIEELYKLYKTELFSLAYRMLGSVMDAEDIVQDAFMSYNGLSDIGTIRNERAFLYKIVTNRCLDLLRSSAKKREMYVGPWLPEPLIEKGASDDDPSNRYLRSESISTAYLLLLQQLSATERAVFLLREIFHYSFDEIADIVGKSSANCRQIFHRAKKSIHFNPDQQPAVSIAEEKIKEFVHSLLQGNTAKLLELVSENVVLYTDGGGKVSAAQVPVVGFEQVLKLHQNMINRHAGKFTYSFLMVNGLPGIRLRLDEGLQYVYSFAYRDHKIEAIYTVANPEKLRHL; translated from the coding sequence ATGAGCATAGAGGAGTTATATAAACTTTATAAAACGGAGCTGTTTTCGCTGGCTTATCGAATGCTCGGCAGCGTCATGGATGCGGAAGATATCGTACAAGATGCTTTCATGAGCTATAACGGATTGTCCGACATCGGGACGATCCGAAACGAAAGGGCATTCCTGTACAAAATCGTAACGAACCGTTGTCTTGATCTTCTGCGCTCGTCGGCCAAAAAACGGGAAATGTATGTCGGTCCATGGCTTCCGGAGCCCTTGATTGAAAAAGGGGCTTCGGACGACGATCCATCCAATCGGTATTTGAGGTCGGAGTCGATTTCCACGGCTTATCTTCTGCTTCTTCAGCAATTGAGTGCAACGGAAAGGGCGGTTTTTCTTCTTCGGGAGATTTTTCATTATTCATTTGATGAGATTGCCGATATCGTCGGGAAAAGCAGCGCGAATTGCCGGCAAATATTCCACCGCGCCAAAAAGAGCATCCATTTCAACCCTGACCAACAACCGGCGGTTTCCATTGCTGAGGAGAAGATTAAAGAGTTTGTCCATTCGCTGTTGCAAGGAAATACGGCGAAGCTTCTTGAACTGGTTAGCGAGAATGTCGTGCTCTACACGGACGGCGGAGGCAAAGTAAGCGCGGCTCAAGTGCCTGTTGTCGGGTTTGAGCAGGTGCTGAAGCTTCATCAAAATATGATCAACAGGCATGCGGGTAAATTTACTTACTCGTTCCTCATGGTGAATGGGCTCCCCGGAATCCGCCTTCGTTTGGATGAAGGGCTTCAATATGTTTATTCTTTTGCTTATCGGGATCATAAGATCGAAGCGATTTATACGGTCGCAAATCCGGAGAAGTTAAGACATCTATAG
- the rbsK gene encoding ribokinase, with product MAKIVVAGSINMDVVIRVPHIPREGETLLARSIGRYGGGKGANQAVAVGRLGGDAVMIGRLGNDDYGKILLDSLSDSGVRTTGIEWDPEQPTGTAYINVSDRGENNIVVHSGANGRFDIAQMERHVRLLEEAEYCLMQLEIPMETVEHAAAVCRNKNVKLLLNPAPAQPLRPEVLRGLYMLIPNESELNLLCPEPGDLQSKATQLHEAGVENVLVTLGSRGCLLVNRDGVRSYSAISVKAKDTTAAGDSFIGGLAVALSQGKTLDESIRYASVVAGIAVSREGAQSSIPDRETVSRIIKIMELSD from the coding sequence TTGGCGAAAATCGTAGTGGCAGGCAGCATTAACATGGACGTGGTAATACGGGTTCCGCATATCCCCAGGGAGGGAGAAACGCTTCTGGCCAGAAGTATCGGCCGCTACGGAGGAGGTAAAGGAGCCAATCAGGCAGTAGCCGTCGGCCGTCTAGGCGGCGATGCGGTAATGATCGGCCGGTTGGGAAACGATGACTATGGCAAAATCCTTCTCGATAGCCTTTCCGACAGCGGCGTCCGTACAACAGGCATCGAATGGGATCCGGAGCAGCCAACGGGCACGGCTTATATCAACGTCTCCGACCGGGGAGAAAACAACATCGTCGTTCATTCGGGCGCCAACGGCCGATTTGACATTGCACAAATGGAACGCCATGTCCGATTGCTTGAAGAGGCCGAATATTGCCTGATGCAACTGGAGATTCCGATGGAGACGGTCGAACATGCGGCCGCAGTTTGCAGGAACAAGAACGTCAAATTGCTGCTTAACCCCGCTCCTGCCCAGCCCCTTCGACCGGAGGTCCTTAGGGGACTTTACATGCTGATTCCGAATGAATCGGAGCTTAACCTGCTGTGCCCCGAACCGGGAGACTTGCAATCGAAGGCGACTCAGTTGCATGAGGCCGGCGTGGAGAACGTGCTGGTTACGCTGGGTTCCAGAGGCTGTCTTCTCGTCAATCGGGACGGCGTGCGATCTTACTCGGCTATTTCGGTCAAAGCCAAGGATACGACGGCTGCCGGGGATTCTTTCATCGGAGGATTGGCCGTCGCGCTGTCGCAAGGAAAAACGTTGGACGAATCGATCCGGTACGCGTCCGTTGTTGCGGGCATCGCCGTCAGCAGGGAAGGGGCTCAAAGTTCAATTCCCGATCGGGAAACGGTGAGTCGAATTATTAAAATCATGGAACTTTCTGATTGA
- the rpiB gene encoding ribose 5-phosphate isomerase B, with product MKIAVGGDHAGFPLKAAVVDALKAKGHEVTDYGTFDLNPIDFPDITKTVCEAVLSGKAERAILVCGTGVGACIAANKIPGIRAAVCHDVHSAHQSVEHDDVNVMCVGAQIIGPWLMVDLIDSYLNADFSTDEDFRRRVRKLQAMEGEYAPHN from the coding sequence ATGAAAATCGCAGTTGGCGGAGACCACGCCGGATTTCCTTTGAAAGCCGCGGTGGTGGATGCATTGAAAGCCAAGGGGCACGAAGTTACCGATTACGGAACGTTCGACCTGAATCCGATCGATTTTCCGGACATTACGAAAACGGTCTGCGAGGCCGTCCTCTCCGGCAAAGCTGAACGGGCAATCCTCGTGTGCGGCACCGGCGTGGGAGCTTGCATCGCGGCAAACAAAATACCGGGAATCCGCGCAGCCGTGTGCCATGACGTGCATTCCGCGCATCAAAGCGTGGAGCATGATGACGTCAACGTGATGTGCGTGGGAGCGCAGATCATAGGTCCCTGGCTGATGGTCGATTTGATCGACAGCTATTTAAATGCCGATTTCAGCACGGATGAAGATTTCCGCAGGCGGGTGCGCAAACTGCAAGCTATGGAGGGCGAATACGCGCCCCATAATTAA
- a CDS encoding ABC transporter substrate-binding protein, whose amino-acid sequence MAWWGGQARHEMMNALLDKFEEKYPYITVEREFGTENQFVEKLNTQAAGNNTPDVVQTSSFFLHDFVARNIQMDLDPLVASGEINVSDFSKEDLNGGKVDGKLYMVSFGHNITGVIYNTAIFEKAGVTLPKNNWTWDEYFNTAQQLQKYLGKDAWASEDEGGTFRGFDNFLMQRGKSMFNGKDLGFEKQDLVDWYAFWDKMRKAGVVPPASIQAEQGDKPQEQSMLARGKVAMISKSSNQLKIYQKSTQDKLAIVTYPLGAGAEKAFPLIIAGAGISPDSKHPKEAALLLNFIVNESDAATIFRGEHGPQASKKMQDVIHSSLGEPEKIEYAFVDEILPATKPYPAMPAGSTSVQKLVLTENQAVAFGNKTVEQAADDFFAQAQQILKR is encoded by the coding sequence ATGGCCTGGTGGGGCGGTCAAGCCCGACATGAAATGATGAACGCCCTGCTTGATAAATTCGAAGAGAAGTACCCTTATATTACGGTAGAGCGCGAATTCGGAACGGAAAACCAGTTCGTCGAGAAATTGAACACGCAGGCGGCCGGAAACAACACCCCGGACGTGGTGCAGACGAGCAGCTTCTTCCTGCATGATTTCGTCGCGCGCAACATTCAAATGGATCTGGATCCGCTCGTCGCTTCCGGTGAAATTAACGTAAGCGATTTCAGCAAAGAAGACTTAAACGGCGGCAAAGTGGACGGCAAACTTTACATGGTCAGCTTCGGTCACAACATCACGGGCGTCATTTATAACACGGCCATCTTCGAAAAAGCGGGCGTGACGCTGCCCAAAAACAACTGGACATGGGACGAATACTTCAATACGGCGCAACAGTTGCAAAAATACTTAGGCAAGGATGCATGGGCTTCGGAAGACGAAGGCGGTACGTTTAGAGGTTTTGACAATTTCCTGATGCAGAGAGGCAAGTCCATGTTCAACGGCAAAGACCTTGGCTTCGAAAAGCAAGATCTCGTCGATTGGTACGCGTTCTGGGACAAAATGCGCAAAGCCGGCGTCGTGCCGCCAGCATCGATTCAGGCCGAGCAGGGAGACAAACCGCAGGAGCAATCCATGCTGGCGCGGGGCAAAGTAGCCATGATCAGTAAAAGCTCCAATCAGCTGAAAATCTACCAGAAGAGCACGCAGGATAAGTTGGCAATCGTCACTTATCCGCTCGGAGCAGGCGCAGAAAAGGCATTTCCGCTCATTATCGCGGGCGCAGGTATTTCGCCGGATTCCAAGCACCCGAAAGAAGCCGCCCTGTTGCTGAACTTTATCGTGAATGAAAGCGATGCAGCAACCATTTTCCGGGGGGAACATGGTCCGCAAGCTTCCAAAAAAATGCAGGATGTTATTCACTCCAGCCTCGGAGAACCGGAAAAAATCGAATATGCGTTTGTAGACGAAATTCTTCCGGCGACCAAGCCTTATCCGGCTATGCCGGCAGGAAGCACCTCCGTGCAGAAGCTTGTGCTGACGGAGAACCAAGCGGTCGCGTTCGGCAATAAAACAGTCGAGCAAGCGGCAGACGACTTCTTCGCCCAAGCGCAACAAATTCTGAAAAGATAG
- a CDS encoding winged helix-turn-helix transcriptional regulator: protein MENAIEKKCPVETTLEIIGGKWKGVILYHLMSGTKRFGELRRIYPKVTHHILTLQLRELEREGIIERKTYNQVPPKVEYSLTEFGKTLKPIILLMKEWGEGYNERASRHPQSSDD, encoded by the coding sequence ATGGAAAATGCTATTGAAAAAAAGTGTCCAGTCGAAACGACGCTTGAGATCATTGGAGGAAAGTGGAAAGGGGTGATTCTTTATCACTTAATGAGCGGAACGAAGCGGTTCGGTGAGCTTCGCAGAATCTATCCAAAGGTCACACATCATATTCTTACTCTGCAACTACGGGAACTTGAACGTGAAGGAATCATAGAGCGAAAAACGTACAATCAGGTGCCTCCAAAGGTAGAATATTCGCTAACCGAATTTGGAAAAACATTAAAGCCCATTATTTTGCTGATGAAAGAATGGGGTGAGGGTTACAACGAAAGAGCAAGCCGGCATCCCCAATCCTCGGACGATTGA
- a CDS encoding SDR family NAD(P)-dependent oxidoreductase has product MAEGSQYVKGMIEMGKAEEIKRFEGRTAIVTGGGTGMGRAAALRLGREGANVVIAGRRMKELQEVSDEIVSLGGRALAVPTDVADPRQVAALINRTLDVFGSLDMAWNNAGVLGTFSPIHELSFDDFDTLMSINLRGVFACLKYEIAAMLERGIRGSIVNTSSWTAHGAMPGTSGYAASKGALDAMMRTVALEVGPSNIRVNNVSPGMIATPMSQEVLSDETTAHPFVKHTPLQRVGQSEDVADAVLWLLSDDARFITGQSILVDGGYTIGGLRP; this is encoded by the coding sequence ATGGCCGAAGGCAGCCAATATGTGAAGGGAATGATTGAAATGGGGAAAGCGGAAGAAATAAAGAGATTTGAGGGCCGGACAGCGATTGTCACCGGAGGCGGCACCGGGATGGGCCGTGCTGCTGCACTAAGGCTCGGCCGGGAAGGCGCCAATGTCGTCATAGCGGGTCGACGCATGAAAGAGCTTCAAGAAGTATCTGATGAAATTGTCTCTCTCGGAGGCAGGGCACTCGCCGTTCCGACCGACGTTGCCGATCCTCGTCAGGTCGCAGCGCTTATAAACAGGACGCTGGATGTGTTCGGAAGTCTGGATATGGCTTGGAACAACGCCGGCGTTCTCGGAACTTTCTCGCCTATTCACGAACTATCGTTTGACGATTTTGATACACTGATGTCGATCAATCTACGGGGCGTATTCGCCTGTCTAAAATACGAAATCGCAGCCATGCTCGAACGTGGTATCCGAGGCTCGATCGTTAACACTTCTTCGTGGACGGCGCATGGGGCGATGCCGGGAACTTCAGGCTACGCGGCCTCCAAGGGAGCACTCGACGCAATGATGCGAACCGTGGCGTTGGAGGTGGGTCCCAGCAACATTCGAGTGAACAACGTCAGCCCCGGAATGATTGCAACCCCGATGTCGCAGGAGGTTCTAAGCGACGAAACTACGGCGCATCCGTTCGTAAAGCATACTCCCTTACAACGGGTTGGGCAATCTGAAGATGTGGCGGATGCCGTACTCTGGCTTCTTTCCGACGACGCTCGTTTTATAACCGGTCAGAGCATACTCGTCGATGGCGGTTACACGATCGGCGGATTGCGCCCGTGA
- a CDS encoding LacI family DNA-binding transcriptional regulator, with protein sequence MKRATLKEVAQLAGVSTATVSNVINGKKYVRSEVKEQVLAVMQDLNYQPNTLAKSLRKQESRIVGLLISDIANPFFSSVVRGIEKELAANDYNVLLCNTDSSVEKERECLEALIGKRIDGLIVSSAGNTGDYFRSLEETGVPIVFLNRCPQFMNCDVILTNNMRGAYNATEHLIRHGYERIAIITGPTSLSTGKDRLTGYRRALEDYGVTEQETLVKEGRFDIDSGYEKMMELMEQEHKPDAVFISNNSMTLGGYRYLREQGIRIPNELAVIVFDDPDWAELVDPPVTAVRQPTYELGVQAAKLMIASIKDRKTKHDIMYMDPALIVRQSCGCPARK encoded by the coding sequence ATGAAAAGAGCCACTCTGAAAGAAGTGGCCCAATTGGCAGGGGTATCCACTGCAACCGTTTCGAATGTGATCAATGGAAAGAAATATGTCCGAAGCGAAGTGAAAGAGCAGGTCCTTGCCGTCATGCAGGACTTGAACTATCAGCCCAATACGCTTGCCAAGAGCTTGAGGAAACAGGAATCGCGCATCGTAGGCCTTCTGATCTCCGATATCGCCAACCCGTTTTTCTCTTCCGTCGTGCGGGGAATCGAGAAGGAACTGGCGGCAAACGACTACAACGTGTTGCTATGCAACACGGATTCCAGTGTGGAGAAAGAACGCGAATGCCTGGAGGCTTTGATCGGAAAAAGAATCGACGGTCTCATCGTATCTTCGGCCGGCAATACGGGAGATTATTTTCGCTCCCTGGAGGAAACCGGCGTACCGATCGTATTCCTAAACCGCTGCCCGCAATTCATGAACTGCGATGTAATCCTGACCAACAACATGAGAGGCGCCTATAACGCGACGGAACATCTCATCCGCCATGGCTACGAACGGATTGCCATTATTACGGGCCCGACCTCTCTGAGTACCGGCAAAGACCGGCTTACAGGCTACCGCAGGGCGCTGGAGGACTATGGAGTTACCGAGCAAGAGACGTTGGTCAAGGAAGGCCGTTTCGATATCGATAGCGGATACGAGAAAATGATGGAGCTCATGGAGCAGGAGCACAAGCCGGATGCGGTGTTTATCTCGAACAACTCAATGACGCTGGGCGGATACAGATACTTAAGGGAACAGGGGATCCGAATTCCCAATGAATTGGCGGTGATCGTATTCGACGATCCCGATTGGGCGGAATTGGTCGATCCTCCGGTCACGGCAGTACGCCAGCCCACTTACGAGCTGGGGGTTCAAGCCGCTAAGCTCATGATAGCCAGCATCAAGGACAGGAAAACGAAGCACGACATCATGTACATGGATCCCGCTTTAATCGTCAGGCAATCGTGCGGTTGTCCGGCAAGGAAGTAG
- a CDS encoding DUF2306 domain-containing protein, translated as MGKKIIRALIFVFAFSIAGYAMVQYGLLKASSAGLVAFKLQKPNFELTPWVYVLYIHIVTAILALIIGPFQIFMKPTNTRKRRHKLLGYVYVILITISGIVSVYLSLFATGGWIAGLGFMLLDALWVATTLTATRKIMVKDIQAHKAWMLRSYSLTFAAVTLRLWLAPLALIFGDFEAGYRVVAWLCWIPNLLVIEAVILKKGFR; from the coding sequence ATGGGAAAAAAGATCATTCGGGCACTCATTTTTGTTTTTGCGTTTTCGATTGCAGGATATGCAATGGTTCAGTATGGCCTGCTTAAAGCCAGCAGTGCGGGACTCGTCGCTTTCAAATTGCAAAAGCCGAATTTCGAACTCACGCCATGGGTCTATGTGTTGTACATACATATCGTCACCGCCATACTTGCCTTGATCATTGGACCTTTTCAAATTTTCATGAAGCCGACGAACACAAGGAAACGTCGGCATAAACTTTTAGGGTATGTATACGTTATTTTGATTACAATAAGCGGGATCGTGAGTGTGTATTTATCCCTTTTTGCTACAGGGGGCTGGATTGCTGGGCTTGGCTTCATGTTGTTGGATGCATTATGGGTGGCGACGACACTTACGGCGACGAGAAAAATTATGGTCAAAGACATACAAGCTCATAAAGCGTGGATGCTTCGCAGTTATTCGCTTACTTTTGCCGCAGTAACGCTTCGCCTCTGGTTAGCTCCGCTGGCTCTTATTTTTGGTGATTTCGAGGCGGGGTATCGGGTAGTAGCATGGTTATGTTGGATTCCTAATTTGCTCGTCATAGAAGCGGTGATTTTAAAAAAAGGGTTCCGCTAG